CGCAGACCGCAAGGAGATCGCCGCCGTCGCGGTCATCCCCGTCAAGGGCGCGCCGGGCAAGGGCAATGCCGAATTGACCCAGGCGATGCGCGAGACCTTGCAGGATGCCGGCTGGCCGGTCCTGTCCAAGCCGCGCCACGACGCGCTTATCATTGCCGGCCTCGTCAAGCTCGGTCCGGTCGAAGGGAAAACACAGAAAGTAGACCTGGCCTGGGAGGTCAAGTCTCCGGATGGAAAGACTCTGGGCACCGTCCGCCAGGCCAACAGCGTCCCTTCGGGCTCGCTCGCGGCGGGCTTTGGCAACAATGCCGTTTTCGCCGCCCAGGCGGCCGCTCGGGGAATCTCCGATCTGGTGACGCAATATCGCTGATCACCCCACATTTCGGTTCGTGGCGTCCCGCGCCGCGGCATTTCTGCGCACTCGCCCGGGATTCCGGCGCGATTTCAAGTCCTTCCCGGCTCCTGTGGACTGTTGATGAAAATCCGCGCGCGGCCCTTTGCACCAAGCCCGCCCTGTTGATATAGAGCCCGCACAGCACTTCCCCAAAGAGGGCCGGCCCTTACATGAAGATCATCAGCGGAAACAGCAATCGGCCGCTCGCCGAAGCCATTTCCTCTTATCTTAACCTGCCGCAGGCGAAGTCCGTGGTGAAGCGTTTCGCCGACATGGAGATCTTCGTCGAGATCCAGGAGAATGTGCGCGGCCAGGATGTGTTCGTCGTCCAGTCGACATCGTTCCCGGCCAACGACCATCTGATGGAGTTGCTCATCATCATCGATGCGCTGCGCCGTTCCTCCGCCCACCGCATCACGGCCGTCATCCCCTATTTCGGCTATGCCCGCCAGGATCGGAAATCCAGTCCGCGCACGCCGATTTCGGCCAAGCTCGTCGCCAATCTCATTACCCGTGCCGGCGCCGACCGCGTTCTCACGCTTGACCTCCATGCCGGCCAGATCCAGGGCTTCTTCGACATCCCGACCGACAATCTCTTCGCCGGCCCCGTGCTGGTGCGCGACATCAAGGATCATTACGACCTGCGCAATACCGTCGTCGTGTCGCCCGATGTCGGCGGCGTGGTCCGCGCCCGGGCCCTCGCCAAGCGCATCGGCACCCCGCTCGCCATCGTCGACAAACGCCGCGACCGTCCGGGTGAATCGGAAGTCATGAACATCATCGGCGATGTCAAAGGCCATTCCTGCATCCTGCTCGACGACATCGTCGATTCCGGCGGCACTTTGTGCAACGCCGCCGAGGCCCTGCTCGCCCAGGGCGCCAAGGATGTCGCTGCCTATATCACTCATGGCGTGCTGTCGGGCGGCGCCGTGGCGCGCATCACCTCGTCCAAGCTCAAATCGCTGGTGATCACCGATTCGATCCAGCCGACCGAAGCGGTGAAGGTCGCCCGCAATATCCGGGTCATATCGATCGCACCCTTGATCGGCGAGGCGATCGGACGCACCTCGCGCGAAGAATCGGTGTCGAGCCTCTTCGATTAGAGCCGAGGCCATTCCGTCGGCCGCCAAGGACATTAATCCCAAAATTCGCCCCGGGTTGCGTCCCGGGGGTTAAGTCTGTATATCCGCCCGCGCGCGGACGCCGGTCACCCCTGGAGGAAGGTCCGCGCAATCCATATCCAATCGGAGATTAGAATGTCCAAGATCATTAAGCTTCAGGCCACGGCGCGTGGCCGGGCCGGCAAGGGGGCCGCCCGTGCTGTCCGCCGCGAAGGCCGTATCCCTGGCGTCGTTTACGGTGACAAGAAGGAGCCCCAGAACATCTCCTTCGCCTATAACGAGCTGCTGCCGCATGTGAATACCGGCCGCTTCATGTCGACCCTGGTCGACCTCGAAGTCGACGGTGCGGTCGTGCGCGCCATTCCGCGCGACATCCAGTTCGAGCCGGTGCGCGACTTCATCACCCATGTCGACTTCCTGCGCCTCGGCAAGAATGCCCGCATCCTCGTCGAAGTCCCGGTCCACTTCACGAACCACGCTGAATCGCCCGGCATCAAGAAGGGCGCCGTGCTGAACATCGTGAGCCACGAGATCGGACTCTACTGCCCGGCCGACTTCATCCCGGACCAGATCGTGGTCGACCTCACCGGCCTCGAGATCGGCCAATCGGTTCACATCTCGGCGATCAAGCTGCCCGAGAACGTGACCCCGGCCGCCCGCGAGCGCGACTTGACCATCGCGACCATCGCTGCGCCCGCCGGCCTCAAGGAAGAGGAAACCGCCGCTGCCGAAGCGCCGGCCGCGGAAGTTCCGGCCACCGCCCAGAAGGCGCCTCCCGCCGCTCCGGGTGCCGCCCCTGCCGCTGGCAAGGACGCCAAGGCCGCCGCTGCGCCGGCTGCCAAGGCAGGCGACAAGAAGAAGTAACCCTTCGCTTCCCGCGTCCAGGAACGGCGCGGGAAGTTTTAGCGCGTGATCAGGAAAAATGGGCACCGGTTTTCCATCCGGTCACGCGTTAATTTCAGGATTCCGATCACATACATCACTTCAGGTCGTGCCGACCTGAAGTGATCGTGATCCAGGAGGGCTCGATGCTTCTTCTCGTGGGCCTCGGCAATCCCGGGTCCAAATATGCCGGCAACCGGCACAACATAGGCTTCCTGGCGGTGGACTCCATAGTGCGCCGCCATGGTTTCGGCGCTTGGCGCAAGCGCTTTCAGGGCGAGACTTCGGAAGGCACGCTCGCTGGCGAGCGCATCCTCGCCCTCAAGCCGCTCACCTACATGAATGAATCGGGGCGCGCCGTCGGCGAGGCCATGCGCTTCTACAATCTGACTCCCGACGATGTCGTGGTGCTGCACGACGAGATCGACCTGCCGCCGGCCAAGGTGCGGGTGAAGACCGGCGGCGGCAGCGCTGGCAACAATGGCATCCGCTCGATCGACGCGCATATCGGAAACGGCTATCACCGCGTGCGCCTGGGTGTCGGTAAGCTCGACGTGAAAGGCATGGCGCATATCCATGTGCTGGGCGATTTCAGCAAGGCCGACAAGCTCTGGCTCGAACCGTTGATCGATACTCTCGCCGACAATGCCGACCTGCTCGCCAAACGCGATTTTGCGACTTTCCAGAACAGGGTGCATTTGACACTCAATCCCGAGCCGGAAAAACCGAAGCCGGGCAAAAAGGAGACTGACTAATGGGTTTCAAATGCGGCATTGTCGGCCTGCCGAATGTCGGCAAATCGACATTGTTCAACGCCCTGACCCAGACGGCGGCGGCGCAGGCGGCGAATTATCCCTTCTGCACGATTGAGCCCAATGTCGGTGATGTCGGCGTTCCCGACCCGCGCCTCGAGCGTCTGGCCGCCATCGCCAAGAGCGGCCAGATCATCCCGACACGACTGACTTTCGTCGACATTGCCGGCCTGGTGCGCGGCGCCTCCAAGGGCGAAGGCCTCGGCAACCAGTTCCTCGCCAATATCCGCGAGGTCGACGCCATCGCCCATGTGGTACGCTGCTTTGAGGACGGTGACGTCACTCACGTTGAGGGCGGCGTCGATCCGATCCGCGACATCGAGACGATCGAGACCGAATTGATGCTGGCCGATCTCGACAGCCTGGAGAAGCGCGCCGTCAATCTCGAGAAGAAGCTGCGCGGCGGCGACAAGGAAGCCAAGGAACAGTATGACCTGGTCAAGCGCGCCCTCGTGCTCCTGCAGGAAGGCAAGCCCGCCCGCCTCGTCGAGCGGAAGCCGGAGGAGGAGAAGAGCTTTCAGATGCTGGGCCTCCTGAGCTCCAAGCCGGTCCTCTATGTCTGCAATGTCGAGGAAGCTTCCGCCGATAAGGGCAACGCCTATTCGGCGAAAGTGATCGATCGTGCCAAGGAGGAAGGCGCCGAGGCGGTGGTGGTGTCGGCCAAGATCGAAAGCGAGATCGCCGTTCTCCCCCTGGCCGAGCAGAAGGACTATCTCGACACGATCGGACTAGCCGAGCCCGGCCTCAATCGCGTGATCCGCGCCGGCTACGAGCTTCTCCACCTTGTGACATATTTCACCGTGGGCCCCAAGGAAGCGCGTGCCTGGACCGTCACCAAGGGCACCCGCGCGCCGCAGGCCGCCGGCGTCATCCATACCGACTTCGAGAAGGGCTTCATCCGCTCCGAGACCATCGCCTATGACGATTATGTCGGCCTCAATGGCGAGGCGGGTGCGCGCGATGCCGGCAAGCTCAGGCTCGAGGGCAAGGAATATGTCGTGCAGGATGGCGACGTCCTGCATTTCCGCTTCGCGAATTGAGGCGGTGCGATGGCCGAGCTTCTCCACTTTGAGGATTTCGCCGTCGGAGAGAGTCTGGATCTCGGCACCTATGAAGTGACGGCTGCGGAGGTCAAGGCCTTCGCCAGCGAATTCGACCCGCAATTCTTCCATCTCGACGAAGAGAGAGCGAAATCCTCCGTGCTCGGAGGGCTGTCAGCGTCGGGCTGGCATACTTGCGGCATGCTCATGCGCATGATGGTCGACGGCTATCTGGCCCGCACCGCGGGCATGGGCTCGCCCGGGCTTGATGAGATCAAGTGGCTGAAGCCCGTCTACGCGGGCGAGACCTTGCGCGGACGGATGACAGTCCTCGCCAAGCGTCAGTCCAAGAGCCGCCCGGATATGGGGCTCGTCACTATGCGCTGGGAGGCGCATTCCGTCGCAGGCGAGGCGAAAATCGACATGACCGGCGTCAATCTGATCAAGGTGCGCGCGCCATGATGGGGCTGTACTTTGAAGAAGCGGAAATCGGGCAGAAATGGCAGCTCGGCGCCTATCATTTCACCCGGGAAGCGATCCTGCGCTTCGCCCGCGCCTACGATCCGCAGGTATTCCATATCGACGACGAGGCGGCGGCTGAAAGCCATTTCGGCCGGCTCGCGGCGTCCGGCTGGCATACCGCGTCGGCCTGGATGCGCTGCTATGTCGAAGCCGACGATGCCGCCCGCAAGGTGCGGGTCGCGCGCGGCGACGTCCTGCCGGAGCATGGCCCCTCGCCCGGTGTGACCAATCTCAAATGGATCAAACCGGTTTATCCGGGCGACACCGTTACCTATTGGATGGAGATCACCGCGAAGCGCGAAATGGTGTCGCGGCCGCGCTGGGGCCTCGCCACGAAACATAGCGAAGGCTTCAATCAGAATGGCGAGCTGGTCTTCGCCTTCGATGGTAAGGTGATGGTCGAGCGCAAGGATATGCGCTGAGCGCGGGGTTTCTATCAGGATACCCGGAACTATACCGGGATCGTGACCACCGCGCGCAGGCCTCCGAGCGGGCTGTCCTCCAGCTTGATATCTCCGCCATGAGCGCGCGCGATGTCGCGGGCGATTGACAGACCGAGCCCGGTTCCCGGCTCGTCCTGATTGCGCGCCTCATCGAGCCGGAAGAAGGGCCGGAACACATCTTCGCGCATATTGGCCGGAATGCCCGGCCCATTGTCATCGACGGTGACGACCAGCCGGCTGCCCTTGATCTTCACTTTCACGGCGATCTCCTGGCCGAAACGCGCCGCATTGGCGACCAGGTTCAGGATGAGGCGCCGGAAGGCATTGGGCTTTACCTTGGCGACGAGATCCGGCGCCACGTCGACCTTCACCTGCGAACGCGGCCGCGAGCCGCTTTTCGCAGCACTCGCGACCATTTGCGCGATATCGCTCACTTCCGCCTTCTCTCCACCGGCGCCACGCGCGAAATTCATATAGGCTTCGAGCATCGTCTGCATTTCTTCGACATCGCCCTTGAGCGCTTTCACCTTGGCGCTGTCGCCGAGGAAAGCGAGCTCGAGCTTGAAACGGGTGAGGATGGTGCGCAGATCGTGGCTGACCCCCGCCAGCATTGCCGTGCGCTGCTCGACATGCCGCTCGATGCGTTCCTTCATGTTGAGGAAGGCTTGCGCCGCCTGGCGAACCTCCGTCGCGCCGCGCGGAGTGAAGTGACTGACATCATGGCCGAGACCGAAGCTGCGCGCCGCATGCGCGAGCTCGATGATCGGCTTGATTTGTTTGCGCATGAAGACGATGGCGATGGCCAGGAGCACCAGGGACGATACCAGCATCCAGAGCAGCAATGAATTGGTATTGGCCGCGAAAGCCCGCTCGTCATTCGGCAAAAAGCGAAAGACGGTTCCTCCCCCGGCCTCGACGCGAATTTCGACATAGCCAGGGCTGCTGGTGCTGTCGATCCAGGCCGGCAAGCCTTCGTTATCGAGATAACGGCTGAGCCGTGTGTCGACAATGGACAGCCACGGCGCCGGCTTGGGCGGCGGCAGAGAAGCATTGTCCTGGATTTCCAGCCTGAGGCGCAGGCGCCGGTTCACCATCTCGGTGAAATTGGCGATCGCGGCGGGCGACTTTTCCGTCTTGCCGTAAAGCTCGATGACCAGCGAAATGTCGCGTGCCAGCGAACGGGCGAGCACTCTCGTCACATTGTCCCAGTGACGGTCGAGAATGACGCCGACCATGATGCTCTGCAGCAGCACGATGGGCGCCACGACGATGATCAGAGATCGCTGATAGAGTCCGCCCGGCAGGTAGCGCTCGAGGAAGCGGTTGAAGCGCCAGTAAAGCGTGGGATGTTCTATTTTGGGTTCGCTCTCGCTGGCGACGCTCATGCCGTTGTCCTGTCAATCGAGATGCAGAGTATAGCCCGCTCCGCGCACGGTTTGCAGATAAACCGGATTGGAGGGATCCTCCTCGATTTTCTGGCGCAGGCGATTGATCTGGACATCGACGGTGCGGGCATTGTCCTCGGTCCCTTCGGGTGAAAGTTCCGCACGGGTGATGGACTGGCCGGCATTCTGCACGAACTGACGCAGCAATTCGCGCTCGCGCGTGGTCAGCTTGACGAGCTCGCCATTGCGCCGGAGTTCGCCGCGCGTCATGTTGAACTGGCAGGCGCCGAAGCGAACATCGACACGCTGATCGGGCGGCGAGGAGGAACGGCGCAAGAGATTCTGCACCCGCAGCAGCAACTCGCGCGGTTCGAACGGCTTCGGCAGATAGTCGTCGCTGCCTGCCATCAGTCCGTTGATCCTATCCTCGATCTCCGACAGCGCCGAGAGCATGAGGATCGGTATGCGCTCCTTCGCGCCACGCAGGGACTGCGCCAACGCCGTTCCGGATTCACCTGGCATCATCACGTCGAGGATGAGGAGATCGAAGGCTAGCCCGCGCATCTTGTCGCGCGCCTCCGTCGCACTCGCCGCCACTGTGACCCTGAAGTCGTTCTCGGCCAGATAGGAGTGCAGCAGCTCACGGATGCGGCGGTCGTCGTCGATCACCAGTATATGCGGCTTCTCTTCGCTCATCTCTACTTGCCCCGCGCGCTGCGGCTGGTGAGCCATTCGCTCACCGAGCGACGGTTCTCCGGACTGATAAGGTGATAGAGAACCTTCCTGTAATTGGGCTCCGCCTCATCGCCTGCCTCGCCGAGGGCGCGGATGATGCGCTCGGCTTGCGGCGCCATCAGCTTGAGACGTAGCGCCTCACCTTCCTCGGTCAGGAACAAAAGCCGCTGCCGCCGGTCCGTATCGCCAGCACGCTGATAGACGAGATCCTTTTCGATGAGATCGCGCAACACACGGCCGAGGCTCTGCTTGGTGATCCCTAGGATGCTCAAGAGCTGCGCCACCGTCATGCCAGGGTTGCGGCCGACAAAATGCACGACGCGGTGATGCGCCCGCCCGAAGCCCCATTCCGCCAATATCGCATCGGGATCGGAGGTGAAATCGCGATATGCGAAGAACAGAAGCTCGATCAGGCTGACGATATCCTCATCGCTCACATCGCGCTCAGAAATTATGTCAGCCATATTGACGTATTTTCCGAAGTTTGTTACAAGACATCACAATCGCAAGAAACCTTGTTGCGTCATCGTGGCTGAACATTCGGACAGCCGTGATGACATATAGGCCGAACCGAGGCTGCGTGCAAAAATGCCGGGCAGCCGAATAAATGGGAGACAAGCCATGTCGATCGTTCCTTTTGACCAGCGCGACGGCGTCATCTGGATGAATGGCGAATTCGTGCCGTGGAAGGACGCCAAGGTCCATGTCCTCACCCACGCTTTGCATTATGGCAGCGCCGTTTTCGAGGGCGAGCGCGCCTATGGCGGCGAGATCTTCAAGCTGACCGAGCATACCCAGCGCCTGTTCGATTCGGCCGAGATGCTCGATATGAAGATTCCCTACACCGTGGCCGAGATCGATGCCGCCTGCCGCGAGACCTTGAAGCGTCAGGGCTTCGCCGATGCTTATGTCCGGCCGATCGCCTGGCGTGGCTCCGAGATGATGGGTGTTTCCGCCCAGAATACCAAGATCAATGTCGCCATCGCCATCTGGCAGTGGCCGTCCTATTTCGATCCGACCCAGCTCGAAAAGGGCATCCGCCTCGATATCGCGGAGTTCCGACGCCCCGACCCGCTGACCGCTCCGTCCAAGGCCAAGGCGGTCGGCCTGTACATGATCTGCACCATCTCCAAGCACAAGGCCGAGCGCAAAGGCTATGCCGACGCCATGATGCTGGACTGGCGCGGCCAGGTTGCCGAATGCACCGGCGCCAATATCTTCTTCGTGAAGAACGGTGAAATCCATACGCCGACCCCGGACTGCTTCCTGGACGGTATCACGCGCCGCACCGTCATCGGTCTCGCCCAGAAGCGCCAGATCAAGGTGATCGAACGCGCCATCATGCCGGAAGAGCTCGCGGGCTTCGAGCAATGCTTCATCGTCGGCACCGCGGCCGAAGTGACGCCGGTCGGCGAGATCGGCCCCTACAAGTTCGCCGTCGGCGATATTTCCCGCAGCTTGCGGGCCGACTATCTCAACGAAGTGCAGCCGAAGAAAAAGGCCGCCTGAACGCTCTGAACATCTGACGACCAGTCGCGCGCGGGCTCATTCCCCGCGCGCTCCTCTTTTTATCTCACGCACCGTTTGAATCCTCCTGGATCGGCGTGGCCTGGAATGCCTCCCGCAGCCACTTACCGTCGCGCAAGAGCCAGACTTGCGTGAAGCGGATGGACAGGTCCGTTTGATCTCCCGCATTGCGAATGCCGCCGCCCGTGAGATCGTTGACACCGGTGACCACGGCAATGTCACCGATATACCGTGTCTCGACTTCCCGGAATGATATCTGCGTGCCGCGCCCGGCGCGTGCGGCGGCATAGGCAAGCCAGCCGGCACGGTCATAGAGCTTCCCAAAGGCATCCGAATGGCTGTAGGTCGGCGACAACAGTGCATCGAGCGTCCGCAGATCGCCACTCGCCCAAGCCTCGCCAAACTGCCGGACAGCCTCCTGCAAGAGAACGGCCTGGTCCGGCATCGGCCTACCCGCCGGTTACCGGCGGGAAAAACGCAATCTCGCGCGCGCCCGCAATAGACGCGTCGAGGGGCGCATGCGCTTGGTTGATTGCGGCGCGGATAATGCGCGGGTCGGCGAAAGCCGCGGCATAGGCCTCGTCGCGCTTCTTCAGAAAGTCGATCAGCAGGTTCACGGTGGTGACTTCGGCCGGGAGAGTGATCTCCTCCTCCCCTTTGCCTATGATCTGGCGCATGCGGGCGAAATAGAGGAGTTTCGTCACTTGTCTTCCATCACATGGCCGATGCCGGCACGGAAATAATCGTAGCCCGTATAGAGGGTGAGAGCTGCGGCGATCCACAGGCAGAACAGTCCGAACTCGCTGACATAGGGCAGGATCTTGTCGCCGGCAGGCCCGGCGATCAGGAAGCCGATTGCAATTAATTGCACGGTGGTCTTCCACTTGGCGACCTTGGTGACGGGGACCGAGACACGCAGTTCCGCCAGGAATTCGCGCAGACCCGACACCAGCACCTCGCGCGTGAGGATGATGATCGCAGCCCAGATATGCGCGTCATCGATGGTGCGGTCGGTGGTGAGCACCAGGAGCACCACCGCCACCAGGACCTTGTCGGCGATGGGATCGAGCATGCGCCCAAGCGCCGATTGCTGGCCCCAGCGCCGGGCCAGGTAGCCGTCGAAGAAATCAGTGATGGCGGCCGCGATGAAGAGAGCGAGCGCCGTCCAGCGCGCCGCGTCCCCGCCCCACAGGATCAGGCCGGCGACCACGGGCACCGCGACAAGTCGCCCATAGGTCAGCATATTGGGCAGGCTCAGTGCGTGCCGCTGGCTTTCCTTCTGAGCCAATTTTGTCACCGCGTCGCTCATAAAGCGCCCTCGTGGAAATGGTCATAGATAGCCTGGGCCAAAGCGTTATTCACCCCTTCAACCTTTGCCAAATCGGCAAGGCTGGCCCGCGCCACCGCCTTGGCCGATCCAAAGGCTTGCAATAAGGCTTTTTTGCGAGTCGGGCCAATCCCCGCGATCTCATCGAGCGGATTTAGCGCTATCGCCCTGGCCCGCTTGGCTCGGTGGCTCCCGATGGCGAAGCGGTGCGCCTCGTCCCGGAGCCGCTGGATATAGTAAAGGACGGGGTCGCGCGCCTCGAGCATGAAGGAGGGCTTGTCCGGGACATAGAAATGCTCGCGCCCGGCATCGCGGTCCGGTCCCTTGGCGACGCCGGCGATACAGAGATCGGCGATCCCGAGATCGGCCAACACAGCGCGCGTCGCATTGAGCTGGCCCTGCCCGCCGTCGATGAGGACCAGATCCGGCCAGGCCTGCGGCTGGTCGGGATTCGTCTCGCCGGCAGGCACGCGCTCGCCATGTTCCTTGAGCAGACGGGAGAAGCGCCGAGTCAGTACTTCCCGCATCATGCCGAAATCGTCGCCGGGGGTGAGGTCCTCGGCCCTGATATTGAACTTGCGATATTGCGATTTGAGGAAGCCTTCGGGGCCGGCCACGATCATGCCGCCGACCGCCTGGGCGCCCTGAATATGGGAGTTGTCATAGACCTCGATACGCCGCGGTGGCTCGCCAAGACCAAAGACGCGGGCCACCCCGGCAAGGAGCTTCGCCTGTGAGGACGATTCGGCGAGCTTGCGGCCCATGGCCTCGCGCGCATTGGTGACGGCATGCTCGATCAGCGCCCGTTTCTCACCCCTTTGCGGCACCGCAATCTCGACCTTGCGCCCGGCATGGGTCGAAAGCGCCTCTTCGAGCAGCGCCGTCTCCTCGATCTCCTGCGACAGGAGGATCAGGGGCGGAATGGGCTTATCGTCATAGAACTGGGCCAGGAAGGAGCCCAGCACCTCCGCCACCGGCAGAGACTTGTCGGCGCGCGGGAAATAGGGTCGGTTGCCCCAATTCTGTCCGGCACGGAAGAAGAACACCTGGATGCAGATCTGCCCGCCTTCCTGAGCGAGACCGAAGACATCGGCTTCCTCTACTCCTTGCGGATTGATGCCCTGTTCCGAGGTCACGAAGCTCATCGCCTGGATGCGGTCGCGATAGCGCGCCGCGCTCTCGAAATCGAGCCGTTCGGAGGCTTCCTCCATCAGCTTGGCAAGCTCGGCCTTGACCGTCTTGCTCTTGCCGTTGAGGAATGCTTCCGCCTCCTTGACCAGCTCGGTGTAGGGCGCAGGCTCGATCTCGCCGGTGCAGGGTGCCGAACAGCGCTTGATCTGGTAGAGGAGACAGGGCCTTGTGCGGTTCTCATAGACGCTGTCGGCGCAGGAGCGCAGGAGAAAGGCCTTCTGCAAGGCGTTGATGGTGCGATTGACGGCCCCTGCCGAGGCGAAAGGCCCGAAATAGCTGCCCTTATGCGAGCGCGCACCCCGATGCTTGACGATCTGGGCGACCTCATGGTCCTTGCGGATGAGGATATAGGGGAAGGACTTGTCGTCCCTGAGCGAGACATTGAAGCGCGGCCGCAGCTTCTTGATGAGATTGGCCTCGAGGAGCAGCGCTTCGGCCTCGGTCTCGGTGGTCACGAACTCCATATTCGCGGTCAGCGAGATCATCGCGGCGATGCGGTTGCTGTGGCCGCCGAGCCGCACATAATTCGACACGCGGTTCCTGAGGCTGCGCGCCTTGCCAACGTAAAGCACGTCGCCCTTGGCGTCGAACATCCGATAGACGCCGGGCCGGTTGGGCAGCGTCCTTAGATGGGCGCGAATCACATGCGGGCCGGGACCTTCCCTTGCACCCTCCTCGCCTTCATCCGCGATGATGTCTTCCGGTTCTTCCATGGGGCCCAATATCGTGATTCTGCGGTCTTTTCGCAAATAGCACGATGGCCCGCCCGGAACTGGCAGGACGCCTCGTCAGATAGCGATCTAAGCGCGCATCCCGGCCGAAGAGGACTCGGCGCGAGGTCAATATCTTGGAGCAAATCCTTATCGCCAAAGTCTTCAACTTTGGCGGGTTTTGCTCTAAGCCGCCTGGCCGGTCCGCACCTCGTAGACATGATCGACGAGGCCCCATTCCCTGGCCTCTTCCGCCGTCATGAAGAAATCGCGGTCGAGGGTCCGCTCGACCTCTTCCAGGCTGCGTTTGCAGTGCTTGGCATAGAGGCCGATCATCCGCCGCTTCATCTTGACGATATCCAGGGCATGGCGCTCGATGTCGGAGGCCTGGCCCTGGAAGCCGCCGGAGGGCTGGTGCAGCAGGATGCGCGCATTGGGGAGTGAGATGCGCCTGCCCGGAGCGCCCGCCATCAGAAGAAACGACGCCATTGAGGCGGCAAATCCCATACACACCGTCGAGACCGGGCATTTGATGTATTGCATCGTGTCGTAGATCGCGAAGCCGCTCGTCACCACCCCGCCCGGCGAGTTGATGTACATGGCGATCTCCTTGCCCGGCCCCTCGGCTTCGAGGAACAGCAGCTGCGCGCAGATGAGCGCCGACATGTTGTCGTCGATCTGACCGTTCAGAAAGACGATGCGTTCACGCAGGAGCCTGGAGAAAATGTCGAAGGAGCGCTCGCCCCGGCTCGACTGCTCGACGACGATGGGGACGAAATTGCTCATGCCGCCCTCATCATCAGTGATTGATTGTCATTGGCGGCATCAAGCGCGGCACGGGCAAAGCCTTCATGCACGATGCGCAAATGTGTGCCTCCGGCCTGGGTCGGGGTGAGTTCGAATGTGACGACGGTGTCGAGGCTTTGGCCGAAGCTGTCGCGCTCATCTTCTCGGCTCTTCCATGAGCAGCGCAGCAGCCTTTCGGGATCGGCCTCCATCACCCGGCAGTCGATATCGTCAGGCACCAGCCATCGCGCGACGAGATCGGGTTCGGTCAAGGCCCGCCAGACCTTGTCGGGTCCCTCATGGAGATCGCATTCGGTGATGATTGCATTTTCCGGCTTGTTGTCGCTGCTCATGGTTCCATTCCCTTGAGAACATCCTTCAGTCTCTCGATCCGCTCGGGCCAGAAAGCCCGGTAGCGCTCGACCCA
This genomic stretch from Nordella sp. HKS 07 harbors:
- a CDS encoding branched-chain amino acid aminotransferase, with product MSIVPFDQRDGVIWMNGEFVPWKDAKVHVLTHALHYGSAVFEGERAYGGEIFKLTEHTQRLFDSAEMLDMKIPYTVAEIDAACRETLKRQGFADAYVRPIAWRGSEMMGVSAQNTKINVAIAIWQWPSYFDPTQLEKGIRLDIAEFRRPDPLTAPSKAKAVGLYMICTISKHKAERKGYADAMMLDWRGQVAECTGANIFFVKNGEIHTPTPDCFLDGITRRTVIGLAQKRQIKVIERAIMPEELAGFEQCFIVGTAAEVTPVGEIGPYKFAVGDISRSLRADYLNEVQPKKKAA
- a CDS encoding nuclear transport factor 2 family protein, which gives rise to MPDQAVLLQEAVRQFGEAWASGDLRTLDALLSPTYSHSDAFGKLYDRAGWLAYAAARAGRGTQISFREVETRYIGDIAVVTGVNDLTGGGIRNAGDQTDLSIRFTQVWLLRDGKWLREAFQATPIQEDSNGA
- the moaD gene encoding molybdopterin converting factor subunit 1, with product MTKLLYFARMRQIIGKGEEEITLPAEVTTVNLLIDFLKKRDEAYAAAFADPRIIRAAINQAHAPLDASIAGAREIAFFPPVTGG
- the pgsA gene encoding CDP-diacylglycerol--glycerol-3-phosphate 3-phosphatidyltransferase — encoded protein: MSDAVTKLAQKESQRHALSLPNMLTYGRLVAVPVVAGLILWGGDAARWTALALFIAAAITDFFDGYLARRWGQQSALGRMLDPIADKVLVAVVLLVLTTDRTIDDAHIWAAIIILTREVLVSGLREFLAELRVSVPVTKVAKWKTTVQLIAIGFLIAGPAGDKILPYVSEFGLFCLWIAAALTLYTGYDYFRAGIGHVMEDK
- the uvrC gene encoding excinuclease ABC subunit UvrC, coding for MEEPEDIIADEGEEGAREGPGPHVIRAHLRTLPNRPGVYRMFDAKGDVLYVGKARSLRNRVSNYVRLGGHSNRIAAMISLTANMEFVTTETEAEALLLEANLIKKLRPRFNVSLRDDKSFPYILIRKDHEVAQIVKHRGARSHKGSYFGPFASAGAVNRTINALQKAFLLRSCADSVYENRTRPCLLYQIKRCSAPCTGEIEPAPYTELVKEAEAFLNGKSKTVKAELAKLMEEASERLDFESAARYRDRIQAMSFVTSEQGINPQGVEEADVFGLAQEGGQICIQVFFFRAGQNWGNRPYFPRADKSLPVAEVLGSFLAQFYDDKPIPPLILLSQEIEETALLEEALSTHAGRKVEIAVPQRGEKRALIEHAVTNAREAMGRKLAESSSQAKLLAGVARVFGLGEPPRRIEVYDNSHIQGAQAVGGMIVAGPEGFLKSQYRKFNIRAEDLTPGDDFGMMREVLTRRFSRLLKEHGERVPAGETNPDQPQAWPDLVLIDGGQGQLNATRAVLADLGIADLCIAGVAKGPDRDAGREHFYVPDKPSFMLEARDPVLYYIQRLRDEAHRFAIGSHRAKRARAIALNPLDEIAGIGPTRKKALLQAFGSAKAVARASLADLAKVEGVNNALAQAIYDHFHEGAL
- a CDS encoding ATP-dependent Clp protease proteolytic subunit, encoding MSNFVPIVVEQSSRGERSFDIFSRLLRERIVFLNGQIDDNMSALICAQLLFLEAEGPGKEIAMYINSPGGVVTSGFAIYDTMQYIKCPVSTVCMGFAASMASFLLMAGAPGRRISLPNARILLHQPSGGFQGQASDIERHALDIVKMKRRMIGLYAKHCKRSLEEVERTLDRDFFMTAEEAREWGLVDHVYEVRTGQAA
- a CDS encoding SRPBCC domain-containing protein, producing the protein MSSDNKPENAIITECDLHEGPDKVWRALTEPDLVARWLVPDDIDCRVMEADPERLLRCSWKSREDERDSFGQSLDTVVTFELTPTQAGGTHLRIVHEGFARAALDAANDNQSLMMRAA